A window of Mucilaginibacter paludis DSM 18603 contains these coding sequences:
- a CDS encoding ArsR family transcriptional regulator → MNFEKLTIVESDSELSNFARALAIPVRIAIIRILIINGTWVAPDVFAELQLGTVTIDRHLKAMVLLKIIKEKHYNRKIYYSINEAIFIKISNEFMALFNFFKTSCVKPE, encoded by the coding sequence ATGAACTTTGAAAAATTAACTATAGTAGAAAGCGACAGCGAACTATCCAACTTTGCGAGGGCGCTGGCAATACCCGTTAGAATAGCCATTATCCGCATTTTGATCATCAATGGCACTTGGGTAGCGCCGGATGTTTTTGCCGAGTTGCAATTGGGCACCGTAACTATCGACAGGCATTTAAAGGCCATGGTGCTTTTAAAGATAATTAAGGAGAAGCATTATAACCGTAAAATTTATTACAGTATTAATGAAGCTATTTTCATCAAGATATCAAACGAGTTTATGGCCTTGTTTAATTTTTTCAAAACATCCTGCGTAAAACCAGAATAA